From Pseudorasbora parva isolate DD20220531a chromosome 14, ASM2467924v1, whole genome shotgun sequence:
ggCTGTTTTATCCAAAACTATggaattttattaaacattttctaagaccatgtctggatttttttttagatgcttTTATCAAATGAGTTTGTTGGCCTGAAGACACGTTTGCAGTCTTTTGTCTAATGTCTGGCGAGGAGAACAGCTCAATTAAAGGATCGTTTCACACTTTTGAATGTATGAGACGTAATTAATGACCTGCCTAAATGACCCATTAACAGCGCAGTATTTAATTTAGCAGTCAACATTATCTAGTCTttctaaaagaaaagaaaaactaaactaaaagcaCATTATGTGAATTATTGTAACAAAATAGACAAAAGCTCCTGGTCCAACAGGTGCATTAGACCTTCAGTTAAAATCAAGCTAcataacacaaatgaaaatattaaaattacacCTTCATTCTTTATCTCACTTTAGACCACCATCGagtgtttttattagtttccTGTCGCAATATAATGGGGATTTCATTCATATAGTGATGTTAAAGcatgttatatttatcattttatatggTGTATAAAGTGTCCGAGACAGTGTTGAGCATGTCATATTATTGGCAGCTCAGTGAGCAAATGAACCCCTGAAGACTAATATCTGATGAATATCATTAAGAGGAGACCCAGAGAGAGCTATGTGCATGTTTTAGCTCTTTTAGATcgaataattcagtgagaaatgaatagaaatagtattctgtatgacgaaatatttAGCAAACGTGATAATGtgtcaatatttctccaaatatgagcacttttaaaataagagctaaactgaaagctgttctttgcAAGCTGTGTGAACACAAaagagccagagcagacgagagagagagaattaatGTGCGTGTTataatctattcaaaatattgttCATAACAGATCGATtataatgcactcctgacataaattaagaaattaatctcgctgcaacccagttttatcataaacagtgttcaaatatctgtctgatgatactgagtttgtccCGATAAAGTAAGAGTGTGATGTTTTAatgagcagtgaatgttgaacaatagtaatctgaggCCGTCTGCGATCTTTGAAAGGCATGGGGGCTTACCATTTGATAATCACATGTTAATTGTGGTGTGACATTTATCAATTATTTTGTCAATACATACATGTTGCTGGGTCTGTTGTTCATCAATGAATTGTGAGTTTGCGGTGTGCAGCTCCTTGTCCAGTCTAGTGTACTTATCAGCActgggttgccagattgggccaCGAGACCCAGCTTCTCCTATTAAAGTCTAACATGGGAACAACAGATGCCATGAGGTAATATACAAACTGTAATATCATAATCTGACACTTACTACCATGGGTGAAGTACAAACCTGTCGATTTTTCCTCTCAGACACTGTAACTGCCATTGGACTAGTCATATGGTCTTTCATCTCCTGTAAAAATTAAAACCCATAAGAAATATTAATCTACCACAGGAGCAGATGTGTGTCCACCTGATTTTAAGGAGCTCAATCATATATCGCTATTATGTGTTGGTGTAAGCGCTACTATAGTTCTACTATAGTTATCATTCTTTTGATGTGAACGGGTCTCAAGTTTCTCAAATTTACTTACTCTGACTGTTTGCCTTGTGCTAGTGATGAAGGCTTTCCTCTTGGCCAACTCCATCACATCAAGATTGAACTTCTTTGGATTGGCCTCCACAATACTTGAACACTAGGTTAAGGCTACAAACCAACATATAAATGCCAGAAGCACGTCCAGTCCAAACATAGGCTACCAGAAACTATATAAAGGATATTGATAGTCTCATCCAAGTCCTCCAAGTCCCATTCAATGGACCTCAAACTGTTGCGCAGCTCATTGGTGGTCCAGTCCACCTCCTCCTTGCTGGCTCCACCCGGGTCCTGTAGCAGCTCCGTCCATCTCTGATGAAGCCCTTGGGCCGTGTTCACGGCCTTCTGCACCTCTCTGAGGAAAAGCGATCAATCAAACTTTATTAAAGGGAGGAACAGTGACAATGTTTATATCTTGTTTGATGTGTAAACACAAATGCTATAGTAtttcatagtaattttgagGTATACTACCATTATAATTCCATATTTTGAGCAGTATCATATGGAATTAGACCAATAAACTTTGACATATATCATGGTAACTACATCATAGCACTCCAAAGTGCTTCAAAGTCCATGTCCAAAAAAAGTGGCAATAGCAAGgcacatttttataatatagCAAAGACCAGATGTTTGGTACAATACACCAATACCACTTAAAAGGAAAACAATAAAGATATCGATTTAATGACAATGATATAATGGTGAGGGAAATCGATAATTACGGTTGCCATGGCAACAAGATACGATCTTACTGAAACAGCTACTTTAAGCGGTATAATAACATGTGAAGTGTTCACACGCAATACTAAAAATTGTACAAAGAAAAGTTTAATCACATGAAAATACTTCCGAGTTAATAATCCGATTCCTCTGAGATCGATATATGATATTCCCTAACAGTAACCGATCTAAACCATAATAAACTCACCCTTTAACCACGAAAAACGGATCTTCCATCGACATTTTGGTGCTCAGGTGAGTCGACTCTTGAGCGAAAATATCATGCTCTTGATCGCGGCTGGTTTTCTTAAACAAAGGAGAGCGcttgctgtgttgtttacatgtGGAACGGACCCCGGATCCGCTCAGCCGCCATTGCTCGGCGGAATCACATCCGGGTCCTTCAGGGTCTAGACACGCGCGCACACAAGCCTCCCGGTAAATAAACACCAGTGTGGGTTGTTTTGGTCTGTTGCAATAAAAGAACAAAGCAATATTGACCCAGAATGCACAGATATGTTAAAATTTGTATAACACCATGTTTAAATGTATACGTTTAAATTTTATTCAGACACCGCATGCGGTGTAAACATCTATCCCAATgttgctttattattattaaatataacaataatatattgtaatattacTACCACTATAGTAatattatactattatataaattgtataattataaataataaaaactgtGACAATCACTAATAGGCCATATATTAGTACTATGGTATTGTGGAGATTTCTGATGGTAATACCATAAGTCAGGGGTATTCAATTAAAATTCTAAGAGGTCCAGttagaaaaaaaatcagcaacCAAAGGTCCGCAACATCACAATGACTAACTTGTGTTCTCATTCAGTGCCACAGCCTAGTAGCTGTATGAAAATATGTAAGTAGCCTAGTCAAGAGACGACTGtcaaataaaatgaaagtaaatttaataatatttcaacaatatttattgtctgtttatttattGAGCTGTAGGGAAATAAGTACTctaataataaattatcaatttaaataaataaggctgcatttaaaaattaattataaataaataaaacacaacagAGTGCATCTCAAAATAAAGAGCTTAATTTTAGAAAAATGTAATAAGTATAGATTGAGTTTCCCTTTTACTTTTTAGTTAACTCTTTCACATCTTaagtttaaacacattttaaaataaacaatttcaACACATTAACAATTGAACAGCTTTAACACCTCCTTTTCTCTTTCTCCTTCTCTTTTCATATTTGCTTGATTTTTTACACACGTCGTCTTTTTGTTTTCCCTCAAATAAGGTTTCAGCTACCGCGTCCGCAATCATCCACTCCTTGACAACCCCTCCatcagtaaatgttttttttaatgtttgccATAAATCCAAGCAACTTTGAGGGAACATTCGTTAGCACGTTGTTGGGCAGTGAATGAATGTGGTAGGATTCTGCTGGATCGATCATTGGGCTTTTAGATCGTTTATATTCTGTGCCCTCAGTGCAGATTTAAGTGGTTATGTTTGGTCAAAAGATTTGTGCTAGTGGCGCTTCACATTGCCGCTTTTAATAATCGCGTCAGTCTCTGAACATATGAGACATACCGGTTTGGAACTGCCCGTGGGAAGAATGAACATGTAAGAATCTGTCCATTCTTGATTAAAAACTCTTTTTTCGCTGtccacttttctttttttagagcACGCCATGTGAAACGTTGTCTCTCTTTCGTCTCGTCTCtccctgtgcgtgtgtgtgtgcgcatctCTCGCTGTCTGACTCGAGTAGCATCACGTGACATGATTTACAACGCATGCTATTGGTCTGTGAGTTTCCTGGGCCGCGCTAAAACAGTACCATAGATGTTAGAAAAACTGCGCGGATTAAATTAGAAACGCTCCGTCAAAAGTAAATAATTTTCAATAATAATTTATGGGTTATTGGTCCGGGTCCGGACAGAACGGCGGCTGggtccggatccggaccgcGGTCCGCCTATTAGTGACCTCTGCCATAAGTGGTTTTCGTATTCaaacatactttcaaaaatACCATGCCACTACTTTTATTTACTTGAACTCTAGGGTTTATTTGATACATTATGCCTAGGCTACATTAATTAAACACCATAGGTCTACTCTcatatattaaaaattaaaatacatcaataataatataatttgaaaccacctaaaataataacaaataaaccATTGATTGGTGTCTCTTAATGTAGGTATGCACCTCGTCTGCCTAAAACAACACACCTCATACATTATTCATCTCAGCTCGCTGTATTCTCATTAGTTGACTATTCTACACCAATGCTGTTCACTGGTAAGAAGACATTGTGTAGGCTATGATGTAAAACCAGCAAACCAGCTGGAAACACTTCATCTCGCTTTAGTAAGTAAAGCTGCATACATTATTAATCAACTCTGGTTTTATTTATAGTATCAGTTGCCAGTTTCCCATCAACACGCGAGTCTGACTGAATTAGGAATTGATTAGATAATACGCATGATCCAATTGGATCCATTGTATGTATCCTGTAACTGCAATCCATTAACAGCAAAACACAGCTGGTTTATAGTTGAGGTATTTTTCATATGCTTGTCTACCAAAGATACATTCATTATCTCAATTGCGGTTTGAGGTACTCGAGACCAAGGATTTCACAAAGATAGTGTGCGGTAGCCATGGCTGTAATCGTTTATATTTAGATAAACGATCTCTCAACGGGTCTTACGTCATAGCCCGCTCTTCCTGTCAGGTTTGTTTATGACCCACATCTTAATGCAGGGAAACTCACAAACCAACGTACAAGGATTATGCCTATAATCAGACATTACATTCATAGATGTAGCCTAACGAGAGTGTCGCCATTAAGGAGCATTATCATCAGGGTAAAATCTCCCGCATTGTAGTTCATGAGTAGCAGCTAACTGTTTCTTCAAACAAAACATTGCCCTTCCCCCCACTAACAGCTCCATTCACATTTGCCCAGACACCGCAATGGATTTGCACAATAGAGTCATGTGACACGACTGTAGCAGACAAACCATTACATCAGTCGAGGAAGTCAGTTGAAAAAATTAAAGGGGAAGTAAcgtttttcttcttcttataaAACAAGAAGAGATTATATGTGGTAAATGTGCCATACTAATAATACATGaatgtatgtttatatatatataaatatgtatttaaaaacaaaatttatGAAATAACGATCCTACCATGAAAAAGCTCAGTCacatgtaaaaacatgttttacttcCTTGTATATGTCGAATGTGGTTTGTAATTTGTTTCTATTTACTTACGAGAACGatactttgttttaaatatagttGAGCTTGATTATATAAGTCAAAATAGCTGAACGCACATAacgaaaacaaaaatatatgtgtgttttagcTTGAAAACATTTCTTTCCCTTTAAACAGTTCTCCCACGTTAGTATTTAAATATGACTCATCGCCATAGCGCTCTCCCATTGGTCCTCGACTATTTGGCGGGGTGTGATTCACAACGGTGGCAGAACCCAACTCGAGATGTTATTGGCTAGTGTAGTCAATGACGCTGAAGTATAAAAGCGAGTTAAAAATAGAAACGGTCTCATTCCTCCCTAGATCATTGTCGTGTGCAGCAGAGAATGTGTGAGGTAATGAAATCTCATACACTCACCCAATAACACCGAAATTGTATTTTGTGAATGAGAATGAGGCTTTTGTCAACAAAACAAGGGACGATTTGATCTACAGCAGGGGGAAAGTTATTGCCAGTTATTTACGAACGTGTTTCTACGTGGCTGGCCAATTCAGAGTAACGTTTTGAGGAGAACCCTTAAAGGAAATCAAAGGTGAAACGCTCGGCGAACTTTGTACCGTTTGTGAACTTTAGCGTTTCGACTCCAACCATGGAATACAAAGTGGAAGCCCATCGGATTATGAGTATTTCCTTGGGGAAAATCTACAACTCACGCATTCAACGAGGCGGCATTAAATTGCACAAAAACCTCCTGGTATCGTTGGTCCTTCGCAGCGCGCGCCAGGTCTATTTGAGCGACTACTACAGCGGCGCGTGCCTGAACGCTCAAGGCGAACGCGAAGGGAACGAATGGGACATTATGGATTCAGAGCGGGAGAAATTCCCTCCCTCTACAACGGAATGTGACCAAGCAGAAAGCCCAGAGGAGCCTCAACCGAGTAAACAGCCCGAGACGAGCGAGAAAGAGCGGGAATATCGCGAAAACGAAGACGAGGTGAAATTAGACCAGGCGGATTGTACTTCCACTTTACAAGAGCAAACGCTAAACTCTTCGTTGGACTCTGTTGGCAACGTTTCATCTGAAACGCAACCGGAAGCCATTAACGAACCCACGGAGAGTCCCTCAGACAGTACAGTAGCAGAACACCAGTCAACGCCTGTAGCGGACGGGGAATCACATCAATCACCCAAAACGCACGTTTGTTCAAACAGGAAAAGAAGCGCGGAGGAGTCGGAAAGTGGCGATGCGCCTCAAAAAAGGACCAAAGTCGCTTCCTCAAACGCTAAAGAGGACGAGGAAGGCGAGAAGATGGACACAAGTAACGTGTCCAACCTCATAACGATATTTGGTTCCAGTTTCTCAGGACTTCTCAGCAAAGACAGCGCTAAACCTGAGGCTGAGGCCGAAGATAGTGGTCAAATCTGCTGCGACCAAATGCTGAAGAGCCTAAACCCTTGGAGTACAGCGATAGTAGCTTTCTAACTGCATTGTACTGTACTTCTTATCCGGGTTGCCCTGCGTGCATTGGTAACACGTGGTCAGGCCTGAGCTCAACATCGTAGTATGGGACTTCCCAGCAAAGCACGAGTGGCGCTACCAAAGCACAAGCTCAGTTTGGCCTGTGAGATGTCCGGGCATGCCCTTCAAGTGAAGGAACTATCATAATGCTGGTGCTATTTCTTGGGATTACAGTTCTTGAAGtgttgaactctctattcagACAATTCAAAAGCCATGTGAGCAAGAGGGGTATTACAACATATGCAAACGTGTCATGAAGGTCAATATTACATTGTCACCGAACCGATTCAGGGTCGAACACACCAAACGTGACTGTACGAGGTTTAGGCCACTGTTTTAATGTCTTTGTTTTATAAAGACCTGTACATTATGTAatatttgagtgtgtgtgtgtgtgtatatattgcTTCCCATGTCGCATTCTGAATCTATGTATTTTGTTATCATGACAATTTACGTGGTGCTCACGTattaaaaaatgtgaaattacgCACTGTTTCCGTCCTTTCTGTTCATGAGTGGAAAAGTTTGGAATCTGACTAGTCACATGACTAGAATGACACCTCATACACCTTTATGCAAATGATGAGCTGTTTTCAGactattcatatttaaaattcCAGCCGAAGGCTGTTTTCAAGATCCCAGCGGTGATAGCACTTTAAAGTTGTGATTTGCAGACATTAACGGAGATAACTATGATTCTAAATAGTacatgaataaaaatataatggACTACCGGTATTTCAGTCAAAAATCACACTTTGAGTGTAATCtctaaaatatatgtattttatatacaaCACAAAACTATTCCATTATCACAAATGGAAATTAATTGGTCAAAAGGTGTGGGAACCATGTGCTTCACACACTTGATTCTGAATACAAAAGCCAAAGATACACAATTTAGGGTTAGTGTTTAAAATGCAGCTTCCTCAAACAAAACTATTTTGCTTGTCCAAAGTGAGCTGACAAGTTTGAGAAGAACAAGAATGCTCAGCTGCTGCTCCACTGTAATACTTCCAGGCAATTTTTACTGCATGTTGTAAAGAGCTATTGTGCCCCTAAAGCATGTGTGGTATGCAGGGTTCAGTTTCAGCACAGACTGCAGTCTCTTCTCGCAGGGCCTGTCTTTGGTCCCAGGCTATTTAACATGACATGCCTTTTCCAAAAAGAGAAACAGTCATAATAGAATCACTGATGTCTTTCACTATAACGTCAACTTTTTTTCATGCAGCAACATCACTCGAGCAGTCTTACATTATTAATAGATGAGATATGATTCATAATTTACAATGACCGAAGGACTTAATGCTCAAAAAGCGTTTCATTTTATAGGAGTAAAAATATGGagaaatgtatttaattcaCTGGGCAAGAATGCAGTCGTCATGATAAGTGAAATATGAATTCATCTACAGTCAatataaaaagtaattttatgTCAAATAAAGGATTTATAAATATGACTAGGCTACACCAATAATAGTTAGTCATGGAAAACCTTCAGAACTCCAGACCTGAAAAAGTATAAATGTATcatcatataaaatataataattacaatGATAATATATAATCtctaataaaattattttataatcctTCACCAGTAAACAAATTCATTTAAATTTACTGGTGAAAAAGGTGTGGGGGGGGGGAGTGATTTGTAAAGGTCAGATCAGGTGTTTTCAACAGTGTGTTTTTTAAACTGCGAGTAATGTATGTAAAAAGCTGAACATTGGCCGAAAGCTGAAATTGGCTCCGGCAGAACCAGCTTGGTGCCCGGTGTGGCCGCATTCTTTCACACAGACATGGGCAGCTATTGATAGATACATTCCCTCGAGAAAGACCAGAAGGCAAGAGTAAAGCTGCTCTCTCGCCCTGCTCGTTTTAGAAATGTGGGTCATTCAAATCCCGGCCATGGCCAAGTCAGCTGACCACAGCAGCAGAGCCGGAGCAGATGACGAGGGCGTGGCCTGACGTGTAACTTGGCTGCGGTGGACTTTTCCTCAAATTTCTGCAGTTCCTTTAAAAGCGTAATACCTAAAGTTATCACTGACACTGGGAAGTCCAATCCAAAATCAACATATAGATTGAAATACGCTTGTCGCATGTGATGCAACATCACTGGCTGTTTCACAAACCATGCTTAAACACATCCAGCTGTCCTCCTGACTGGCCTCTCGCTCCTGCATTCCTCTGTCCTGGAAGGaaagggggtgggggtgggAGGAAAAGAGCAAAGATGTGAAAACGTTTCCTGCCGGAGAGCATGTGGGTCTGGAATGTTGAGTCAAAAGACGAGAAATTTAGCGGGAATGTTGATTTTATTAAAGTTTCGGTATATTATCAGTTAATGACGTGGTAATGATGCAACAGcaagctttttttttatttaattttgttttgttttcttttttatatatataattcctaAGTATTCTAAATTGTTGTTATACTATTGCTCCGGTGCTCTGGGTGGGTATTTGCTAGGCCATTTATTTGCACTAAAATTTGgactacattttttaaaaatgtcttgtAAAAGTTCAACTGAAACCATAAATTTTTTTTCGCAAAGTCGGACTAAAAGTGCGCTCTGATTAGCGAAACCTCCATCCATTGTCTCTGCAAAATTTCCATCCATTGCA
This genomic window contains:
- the ier5 gene encoding immediate early response gene 5 protein translates to MEYKVEAHRIMSISLGKIYNSRIQRGGIKLHKNLLVSLVLRSARQVYLSDYYSGACLNAQGEREGNEWDIMDSEREKFPPSTTECDQAESPEEPQPSKQPETSEKEREYRENEDEVKLDQADCTSTLQEQTLNSSLDSVGNVSSETQPEAINEPTESPSDSTVAEHQSTPVADGESHQSPKTHVCSNRKRSAEESESGDAPQKRTKVASSNAKEDEEGEKMDTSNVSNLITIFGSSFSGLLSKDSAKPEAEAEDSGQICCDQMLKSLNPWSTAIVAF
- the stx6 gene encoding syntaxin-6 encodes the protein MSMEDPFFVVKGEVQKAVNTAQGLHQRWTELLQDPGGASKEEVDWTTNELRNSLRSIEWDLEDLDETISIVEANPKKFNLDVMELAKRKAFITSTRQTVREMKDHMTSPMAVTVSERKNRQTLIGEAGSRGPIWQPSADKYTRLDKELHTANSQFIDEQQTQQHLIAEQQDEQLELVSGTIGVLKNMSQRIGQELDEQAVMLDDFSHEMDSTQSRLDNVMKKLAKVSHMTSDRRQWCAIGILLAILFVVIILFMVL